Within the Salmo salar chromosome ssa12, Ssal_v3.1, whole genome shotgun sequence genome, the region TGGGGCTGAAAACAAACAGGTGGGGCTGAAAACAAACAGGTGGGGCTGAAAACAAACAGGTGGGGCTGAAAACAAACAGGTGGGGCTGAAAACAAACAGGTGGGGCTGAAAACAGGTGGGGGGGAACAGTAGACTACACATCCTCTGACAGTTCCTACATTTGTCACAATTAAAATCACTTAGGTTAAGTGGGGAAAATCTATAATTATGCAAAAGATGAAGGACAAAAACTTCCAAGAGAAACGATGTACACTACACATTTGATCAATCAGAAATAGAATTTCTCGATTCAGACATGACAGCGCTACTCTGATTGGCTAGGGGTGTCTTCTCCTTAGCGCTAAATGGCTATTCACAGACTCGCCCCTCCTTGCCTCCAGTAAGTTCCATTATGGAAATTAAAGGTGTGTTTACAATACTTCTTTCTTTGAAATATGAACAAGTAGGATTTTAAAACAGCTTCACAGTCTAAATCTTAAGAGTAAATTATGCAATTTATTCTTCTGATGCAATACTATCACTTACTGGGACAATTTAGACGCAATGATGGTAATAACGATGGTGGGCTCCCTATCGGATATTGGTACGGCCTGAATCCTCTGAACTCGCGATACAAGTAACCAGTAGGCTACATTCTCAAGATATCAGACAGTTTCGATGTATCTTATCAGTTCTTGATACATTGTGTCGCTGGCAGTAGTGTGTGTTTATTAGATTGTCCTTTTTCTCTACATATTTTCCATTGAAACATGCTGCGTGTGAGATCGGCATTGTGTCATTCTTGGAGGGGGTACGTAGTTTCACATGAACATACACGATACCAACTCACCTTAGCTTTGACTTTTCGTATCCTACTGTTATTTGCATTGTTTCGGTAGTTGATAGTCGATTTCTGACTTATGATTGTTGCTTAACCAGAACGTTTTTTGCCACACTGTACAATTGGCCAATTAGGACAATTACAAATAAACtgccaatttaaaggcaataataCTAAATGTGTTATGTAATGATTTAAGAAATGTTTTCCTTGCCAGCCACCAGACCCGTTCAACGCGAGTTAAATGAGTTAAAATAAGTTCTTCATGATTTTGTTTCTTCTGGTTAACATTCCAAGCCGCGTGCGTGAAGGTAACAGTTCACGGAAGTGCACATTCATTCAACAAGCTTCAATGTGACATCTTAATGATACACACTCTCGACATGACTTGAGCTAAAAATGTGGTTAGTTAAAAGCCTGAAGTGGGACTGATGTTCTGCAAGAAATCAGGAAAAGCCAGTTGCATGAATTTTCACCCATGTTTGTTTATGCAGTAACCTCAATTAAAACATTTATAGGAATCTTGAGTCTCTTTAGAGGTCTATGGTGGTAAAGATCAATAAACATTTATAAAGGTTGTCTTTTGTACACCAGATCACCCATTGACAGAGAATCATCTGTGTAAATATGGGAAGGCAGTAGGCTAATCATTTCATTGAGTTCatatgtgtgcgtctgtgtgtcagGGCAGAGGGATTTAAGTGTAATTTTAAATATTTGAATACCAGCCCCTGTCTCCCCGGTTTGAAACTCTGACCTTCACTGACTGTTTAGTTTGGCGGTGTTGTAACTTTTCCACAAATAACTTTTAAATAGACACTTCAACCTGATTCATAGAGGGGAGTGTAATAAGAAAAAAAGTCTTATTGCAATTGTTTGCTTGCTGCTATAGGGAGTCTCGGCCAGAATAACTGATGTGAAATTACCTCTAGTAAATTACTTATTCCAGCTGACACAAGACAGCAGCTTGCCAACATGTAGCAGTGAAGAGGCAGGACAGAGTCAGCATAGAGACCACCTGTATACTCATTAGACTGAGTTCAACATTGTACCACGACCACAATCTACGTGACCAGTAAAGCCTTATTCAGGTCAAAAGCATTGTGCCTGGTTTATACAATGTGGGGATTTGGACTTGCCTCAAAATGAACCTGAATGGCATTTATTCCTATCCATCAACATATTAAAACAAAGCTGTATAACGGGTGAAGTGAATGAATGGACAGTAGGCTACCTCAGGTATAGGGCTGTAACACATTGATGAACACATTTTTCAGGATGGGACACATTCCATCCAAAAATCTGATACTATGTGGAAAtatctaccgtaatttccggactattaagcgcacctgaatataagccgcacccactgaattaaaaaaatatatattattttgaacataaataagccgcacatgtctataagtcgcaggtgcctaccggtacattgaaacaaattaactttacacaggctttaacgaaacacggcttgtaacaaaaataaataggctttaacgaaacacggcttgtaacaaaaataaataggctttaacgaaacacggcttgtaacaaaaaattacaaattagcagtaagctttagttgtctttttgcactgagtcaattcctcacgctgctgtttccaacgtcttatcgactcattaagaccaagctcccgtgcagcagctctatttccttttccaacagccagatcaatcgccttcaacttgaaagctgcatcatatgcatttctccgtgtctttgccatgatgagggtgacaaaatgactaccgtaatcagaatgatgggaagtttgagagcgctcgatttaatctaaaccgtaaacaaaaaagttgtttcacCTTAACCCGtatggcaatttcattggtctaatgaaagcttcatgccggcaaaaaaactgagcacgtcacagaatgtgtttatttttttttttagaaaaaaaattgaaagcgggaaaaatccatatattagccgcgtcattgtttaatcCGCGAGGTTCAatgcctgggaaaaaagttgcggcttatagtccggaatttacggtactgcATGCATatctgtctgtcttcacttggtGCGCATTGGTCCTAgcatgtgtgtctgcctgtgtgcagTTTCAGGACCTTCCCCTGTGCAGCTGTTGAGGTGAAGAATGAGCCCATCCTGGGATTCAACGAGGGCAGTCCAGAGAGGGCCGAGCTGCAGAAGgtacacacacaatcatacatGCAAACATAACCTCCACATGCATCATTCAGTATATGCCCTTCATGACCTACAACAAGGTCATCTCTCTAAAAGGTGAGACAATAATTGTGTGTGTGATAGGCCCTGGCTGACCTGAAGGGGAAGACAGAGGAGATTCCCTGTGTGGTTGGAGAAGAACATGTGTGGACCAAAGACATCAGATACCAGCTATCAGTGAGTAGAGTCAACAGCATGTCCCTACTCTGAGCAAACTATTGCTCCATGCTGCCTGCAAATATGGGAGCCTGGAGACTGAAGCTCTCACTTTTCACTCACACTGCTGCTCAGATACACAGCATACTGTCTAAGCCAAACCGAAGCATTCAAGGCCTGTCAAGTTAAACTGTAAATGACTGTAATACCGTTGTGTTATCAGCTGTGTGTTATCTTCGGTTTCTGATAAGATCCATTGGTTATCATAAACCAACATGCTACTTGTGCTGGAGGCCTGCCTGTTATTTCTACCTTTTTGATAAAGACCAGTACCACACTCTCTTTACATTTTATTTCCTGAAGGTATTATAACCGATTGATCAATGTAATTATTTTCTTTTCAAAGCCCTTCAACCACTCACACAAACTGGCCAAGTTTTGCTATGCTGACAAGGTAAACTAAGAGTACAATTCTTCTGTTTTTATGTGTCAGACATTTTCCAAGATTTACATGACATGACTGGATGGTGTTGCCTCGGTATGATTGATATAGGACCTGCTCAACAAAGCTATCTTAGCCTCTGTGGCGGCGAGGAGAGAATGGGACCTGAAACCCATCCAGGACCGAGCCCAGGTCCTCTTTAAGGCTGCTGACATCATCAGTGGACCTAAGAGAGCTGAGATTCTGGCCAAGACCATGATAGGCCAGGTACAGTGAACTATTTATCCTACATGGGGTTTTCATAGTCTTACTGTGTATTTGTGGTGTTGTTGAATATCACCAAGGGGATCTCCTCTGTTTTGAATTGAGTGATATTCATCCCCTCTGCTTtctatttaatatttttttctagGGCAAAACAGTGGTGCAGGCAGAGATTGATGCGGCTGCAGAGCTAATAGACTTCTTCCGTTTCAATGCGAAGCACGCTGTTGAACTGGAGAGCCAGCAGCCGCTGGACAGTGATGGTAGCaccaacaccatgctctaccgtgGGCTGGAGGTGAGCACTCACTGGTCCTAGCACTAGATATGTTAGGTTTGATTTCTGGAAGATCTTATATTGCAGGACTTTTTATGTCAACACTTTTATTTCCCCTTTAACTATAGGGTTTTGTAGCTGCTGTCGCCCCATTTAACTTCACTGCAATTGGTGGAAACCTAGCAGGTACACCTGCTCTCATGGTAAGTCCCCTCCTACtaacaacaatacaaacatttcCTTATAGTTGTAATTTACTTTACATTAAGTACCTCGTGTGTCTTGTTGGTTATAGTCTGAATTGAACTGGACTTTCTTTGTTTGCCCTGGCTCTGTGTTTGTCAGGGTAATGTAGTTCTGTGGAAGCCTAGCGACACAGCCATGTCAGCTAGCTACGCCGTATACAATGTCCTGCGGGAGTCAGGGTTACCCCCCAACATCATCCAGTTTGTGCCAGCCGACGGACCAGTGTTTGGAGACACCATCACTTCCTCTGAACATCTGGCTGGCATCAACTTCACCGGCAGTGTCCCGTATGTGTCCGTCTGTATACGTTTATGTATATTAACCGGAAACTGTCTGCCACCTCTCATTTAGACCAGTTTCACATAATGTGTGATAACCCCTGTATTTTCTTAACAACCCATTAATCTTTTTCAGGACCTTCAAGCGCCTGTGGAAACAAGTGGCCCAGAACCTGGATATCTACAAGAACTTCCCTCGGGTTGGAGGAGGTGGGTTGGAGCAACAGCCCGTACACCGCCGCGCGCGAGCCGCTGTACAGCCCGTACACCGCCGCGCGCGAGCCGCTGTACAGCCCGTACTCTGCCACGCGCTAGCTGTTTAACTAgctgtcggaggaaacactgttcaactgacaaccAAAGTCaacctgcaggtgcccggcctgccacaaggagtcactagagcgcgatgagcgaagtaaagcccccccggccaatagtgcgccaccctatgggactcccggtcatggCCGTTTGTGACACAACCTAGGATCGAACACCAGGCTGTAGTGATgccgcaacactgcgatgcagtgcctcagaccgctgcgatgcagtgcctcagaccgctgcgccactcggaaggccTATAATTATGGTTTTATTAGCCGTTTAAATTgtccatttgtcacatccctaacCTATATCACTCTTTACACATTGCTTCACTGACGTTCTCATCTGTCATGTCTTTCAGAATGCGGCGGTAAGAACTTCCACTTTGTGCACAAGTCTGCGGATGTGCGGAGCGTGGTGACTGGGACCATCCGCTCTGCGTTTGAGTACGGAGGGCAGAAGTGCTCAGCCTGCTCCAGGATGTATGTACCAGACTCCCTGTGGCCCCAGATCAAACAGGGGCTCCTGGACATCCACAAGCAGCTCAAAGTTGGAGACGTGAGTGGGCAACTGACCTTAGCTCTGAGGACTGTCAGATTCATCAGTGACTGGCACTAGGGTTATTTTGGTGGGAATAGATACAGCCAGTTGAGTTGTTCTGCTGTAGCAGTTCTTTAAAAGCGTTGAAGTTTATACTGTAAGTGTTCATTCGATGTCAGGTTGTTGTTAAGTGTCTTTCTGTCTACGCTGTCTAGCCCGTGGAGGACTGGAGTACATTCTTCTCTGCTGTGATTGATGACAAGGTACGGTACTGTGACATTTTCACTACACTGGATGCTTGATAAGAACCAGCTTTATTACTTCTGAACAAGATTAATGTTTATATTTTCAATATTATTTCACATTTggggtgtttttttattttattttagtccTTTGCTCGTATTAAGAAGTGGTTGGACCATGCCAAGTCATCCCCTAAGTTGAACATAATTGCTGGGGGCCACTGTGATGACAAGAAGGGTTACTTTGTGGAGCCGACCATCATTGAGAGCACAGACCCACAGGAAGCCATCATGGCCGAGGTAAGATTTGATATTGTAGATCACCTCTTTCCCCATCACTGTTAGCCTATGGAACTTCATAATGTGACTCTGTTATGGACCCAATTAGACAACCTACTGTAATACTATACTCgccgtgtctaggggccctacgCTTGCCTAATTGTTCTGTAACCTGACTAGGCAGGTGCATTACTGTGAAAGTATGAATATGCGGTCCGGGTTGGGTGTGGTTGTGCCTGGGAACAGAGTGTTTGCTTACTGGGGATCCGGGGGGACAGTTCCGGTGTGACTCTGGTCGGGCCAGCACAAGAGGGTCATTGATGTTCAGTTGGTGATTTAAAAACTCCAAAAGGGCATGTCAAACGAAAGATGCAAAACCAAAAGCTCCGTGGGTCGGGAGATAACCCTCGTTCAGCTGATTAGCTTGGTAATTCCCCCCACCTGTGCACACACCACAGACTTCTTATGCATACCGGAGCTTCGTTGAATGGCCCAGAGTGCCACTTTCCCCAAGCGGTGGGATGTGTAACTGTGGCCTGACTGTGTGCTGACTAACTGGCCTACCACACATACCTACCTACTACATAACATTTCCAGTTGAAAGATCTCAGAATAAACATCTGAGAACCATGTGTTCTCACTTCTTTGAACTAACCTGCCAGAGTTATACCAGACATGCATACCGAACATGTCAGAATTACTTGACAGACTCAGTTGGGTTTGAATTGCTGAAAATGACTGACTTGTTCATTTATTCTAGTCTAATAGATATTGCTGTTTTATGGCGAAAAGGAGCAGGATTATTTTATCAGTTTTAACTGAGGCCAGCGGTCAGGCTGAGGGCTAAGTGCTTGGATTGATTTATATACATGTATAATGCtttcagaaggtattcataccccttgacttattccacattttgttggtacagcctgaattctaaattgattaaatcgtttttttctctcacccatctaaacacaataacccataatgaaaaagtgattATTTAAAAAGAATGTTGCCAAtggattgaaaatgaaatacaggaaTATCTAATTGACAGAAGTATTCGCACacctaagtcaatactttgtagaagcaactttgacagtgattacagctgtgagactttctgggtaagtctctaagagctttccacacctggattgtgcaacatttgcccattaattaataacgtcaccattctcaaagggatattcaatcatttttacctatctaccaaaaggtgcccttctttgcaaggcattggaaaacctccatggtctttgtggttgaatctgtgtttgaaattcactgctcgactgaggaaccttacaattatctgtatgtgtggggtacggagatgaggtagtcattcaaaaatcatgttaaacactattgcacacaaTGTGAGTCCATgaatcatacagttgaagtcagaagtttacatacacttaggttggagtgattaaaactcgttttttcaaccactccacaaatttcttgttaacaaactatagttttggcaagtcggttaggacatctactttgtgcatgacacaagtaatctttccaacaattgtttagacagattatttcacttataattcactgcatcacaattccagtgggtcagatgttcacatacactaagttgactgtgcctttaaacagcttggaaaattccagaaaatgtcatggctttagaagcttcggatacactaattgacataatttgagtcaattggaggtgtacctgtggatgtatttcaatgcttaccttcaaactcagtgcctctttgcttgacatcatgggagaatcaaaagaaatcagctaagacgtcagaaaaataattgtagacctccatctggttcatccttgggagcaatttccaaacgcctgaaggtaccatgttcatctgtacaaacaatagtaagcaactataaacaccatgggaccacgcagccgtcataccgctcaggaaggagacgcgttctgtctcctagagatgaacgtactttggtgcgaaaagtgcaaatcaatcccagaacaacagcaaaggatcttgtgacaatgctggaggaaacagatactaaagtatctatatccacagtaaaacaagtcctatatcgacataacctaaaaggccgctcagcaaggaagaagccactgctccaaaaccgccataaaaaagccagactatggtttgcaattgcacatggggacaaagatcgtactttttggagaaatgtcctctggtttgatgaaacaaaaatcgaactgtttggtcataatgaccattgttatgtttggaggagaaaagggaggcttgcaagcagaagaacaccatcccaaccttgaagcatgggggtggttgcatcatgttgtgggggtgctttgctgcaggagggactggcgcactttgcaaaatagatggcatcatgaggaaagaaaattatgtggatatattgaagcaacctctcaagacatcagtcaggaagttaaagcttggtcgcaagtgggtcttccaaatggacagtgaccccaagcatacttccaaatttgtggcaaaatggcttaaggacaataaagtcaaggtattggagtggccatcacaaagccctgacctcaatcctagagaaattttgtgggtagaactgaaaaagcgcgtgcgagcaaggaggcctacaaacctgactcagttagcagctttgtcaggaggaatgggccgaaattcacccaacttattgtgggaagcttgtggaaggctacccaaaacatttgacccaagttaaacaattgaaaggcaatgctaccaaatactaattgagtgtatgtaaacttctgacccactgggaatgtgatgaataaaataaaagctgaaataaatcattctctctactgagttttcaaatgtatttggctaaagtgtatgtaaacttccgaattcaactgtattaTGTGActagttaagcacatttttactcctgaacatatttaggtaTGCCATAACAGaggttgaataattattgactcaagaAATTTCAGCTTTTCGTTTTTAATGAATAAAATTTCAAAAACATTATGTGGGTATTGTGTTTTgtgccagtgaccaaaaaatcgAAATGTAATCAATTAAAATTCAAGCTGTAAAgtcaaggggatgaatactttcggTAAGCACTGTATAAAGCAATATATGGAATGGACACTTCATGTTTTGTTTAACTAAAGCCATGTTTCACGCTCTGCTTCATAAATGGGGGACTGGGACAGTCCTCCTTGCTCCAGAACTTCATTAAGGTAGATCAATTAATATAGAAATGTATAACTAACTTTCTTATAACTCTGTTCTTGATGAACGTCCTGTAGGAAATCTTTGGCCCagttctgtctgtctatgtttacCCTGAGAACAACTACAAGGAGGTTCTAAACCTTATAGACAACACATCACCATACGCCCTGACAGGAGCAGTCTTCGCTCTTGACAAGTAAGTTAGAACACTCCATCTGGTTTTCTATGGTGTGGCATAATTTTACTGTGAAAGGGTTGCTTTCTCCCTGAAGACCGAACATTATATCCTTAACTTTTCAGATCATTATTATGGATGCCAACCACGCCTACTATGATCTGCTCATTGCTAATAGATTTGACTTTACACTGAAATTGACACTTGTAAAGAAACGTCCTAATCCTTTAATCATATTTGTTCCAGGAATGTTGTAGATGAGGCAGCTAAGGCCTTGAGGAACGCTGCAGGAAATTACTACGTGAATGACAAGTCCACCGGCTCGATTGTCGCCCAGCAGCCATTTGGTGGCGCCAGAGCTTCAGGTAAAATGACCCACACACCACTCCAAAGCTTTGATATTCATTTGACTGTCAACAGTTCTATGAAGCAGGACTTTTCTTGACTCCTGGTGAGCTCTGTGTCTGACATAATGCCTTCTGCCTACATCATTTTTATTAATATGAAATAGGATGAATATAAGCACTTATAACAGCTAAAACGTGAACTTTCTTGTCTGCATAGGTACCAATGATAAACCTGGTGGTCCTCACTACGTCCTGCGATGGACATCCCCACAGGTGGTCAAGGCCACCCACGTCCCGCTCAGAGAATGGAAGTACCCATACATGggttaaagacagtactgtacccCCTCCCCCCCCATTAAGCCCTCCTCATCCAATCCTAGCTTTGTAGAGGAATCTGTAGGCTTTttctcctatccctctctccagtcAAGACTGACAATGAAATGAAGAGAGAAACCCTCTCCTTACTCGTCCGAGTTTTAGTACTTTTTAGCCCTTACAAGCCTGCACTGAAGCTAGACACAAGTACAAATGTGATTATTagctcagggtttcccaaacctgGTCCTCGGGacaccaaggggtgcacgtttttgtcctagcactacacagttgattcaaataatcaGCTAATCATAAAGCTTTGATAATTTGAAATcaactgtgtagtgttagggcaaaaaccaacaCATGCATCCCTTgaggtcccgaggaccgagttggGGAAATGCTCTATTAGCTGTTCTAAATTTAAAAGGGGGAGCAACAGCACCCCTCTTTGGCACTTCATGAGATCAGCAGGAGCTGAGCCAGCTCAGGCTGCCTGCTAGCTGTACAGAAGAATGGCACTATGAAACGTCCCATGGATCCACagacggtaccagtcaaaaggttggggacacctactcattcaagggtttttattcttttttttaaactattttctacattgtagaataatagtgaagacatcaacactatgaaataacacacatggaatcatgtagtaaccaaaagtgttaaacaaagtaaaatatattttaactcattcaaaatagccaccctttggcttgatgaccgctttacacactcttggcattctctcaaccagcttcacgaggaaggatttttcaacagtcttgaaggagttcaaacatgtgctgagcacttgttggctgctcttccttcactctgcggtccaactgatcccaaaccatctcaattgggttgaggttgggtgattgtggagcctagtcatctgatgtagcaccatcattctccttcttggtcaaatagcccttacacagcctggatgtgtgttttggatcattgtcctgttaaaaaacaaatgataggtcCACTAatcgcaaaccagatagga harbors:
- the aldh4a1 gene encoding delta-1-pyrroline-5-carboxylate dehydrogenase, mitochondrial, which produces MLRVRSALCHSWRGFRTFPCAAVEVKNEPILGFNEGSPERAELQKALADLKGKTEEIPCVVGEEHVWTKDIRYQLSPFNHSHKLAKFCYADKDLLNKAILASVAARREWDLKPIQDRAQVLFKAADIISGPKRAEILAKTMIGQGKTVVQAEIDAAAELIDFFRFNAKHAVELESQQPLDSDGSTNTMLYRGLEGFVAAVAPFNFTAIGGNLAGTPALMGNVVLWKPSDTAMSASYAVYNVLRESGLPPNIIQFVPADGPVFGDTITSSEHLAGINFTGSVPTFKRLWKQVAQNLDIYKNFPRVGGECGGKNFHFVHKSADVRSVVTGTIRSAFEYGGQKCSACSRMYVPDSLWPQIKQGLLDIHKQLKVGDPVEDWSTFFSAVIDDKSFARIKKWLDHAKSSPKLNIIAGGHCDDKKGYFVEPTIIESTDPQEAIMAEEIFGPVLSVYVYPENNYKEVLNLIDNTSPYALTGAVFALDKNVVDEAAKALRNAAGNYYVNDKSTGSIVAQQPFGGARASGTNDKPGGPHYVLRWTSPQVVKATHVPLREWKYPYMG